From Pseudomonas vanderleydeniana, the proteins below share one genomic window:
- a CDS encoding gamma-glutamyl-gamma-aminobutyrate hydrolase family protein, whose amino-acid sequence MSRVPLIGVTACRQLLGKYDSHTVGDKYVEAAAEAGLPVLLPARSLPSDPQDLLEHLDGLLFTGSPSNVDPSLYQGEPSLEGTAHDAARDANTLPLLRLAIDKGIPVFCICRGFQELNVSLGGSLHQRVQELPGFLDHREPQADSLAEQYAPQHAVQVQAGGVFEQLGLPAEFRVNSLHSQGIDRLAPALRVEALAPDGLVEAVSVRDSRGFVVGVQWHPEWRLNENPESRTLFQAFRDACERYAEVRRAR is encoded by the coding sequence ATGTCCCGCGTGCCCCTGATCGGTGTCACCGCCTGCCGACAACTGCTGGGTAAATACGATTCCCACACCGTCGGCGACAAGTATGTCGAAGCCGCAGCCGAGGCCGGGCTGCCGGTGCTGCTGCCAGCGCGCAGCCTCCCCAGCGATCCGCAGGATCTGCTGGAACACCTCGACGGCCTGCTGTTCACCGGTTCGCCGTCCAACGTCGATCCTTCCCTCTACCAGGGCGAGCCGAGCCTGGAGGGCACCGCCCACGATGCGGCGCGTGACGCCAACACCTTGCCGCTGCTACGCCTGGCCATCGACAAGGGCATTCCGGTGTTCTGCATCTGCCGTGGTTTCCAGGAGCTCAATGTCAGCCTGGGCGGTTCGCTGCACCAGCGCGTGCAGGAGCTGCCCGGTTTCCTCGATCACCGCGAGCCGCAGGCGGATTCACTGGCCGAGCAGTACGCGCCGCAGCATGCGGTCCAGGTGCAGGCCGGTGGGGTGTTCGAACAGCTTGGCCTGCCGGCCGAGTTCCGCGTCAACTCGCTGCACAGCCAGGGCATCGACCGCCTGGCACCTGCGCTGCGGGTCGAGGCCCTGGCACCGGATGGCCTGGTCGAGGCCGTCTCGGTCCGTGACTCGCGAGGCTTCGTCGTGGGGGTGCAATGGCACCCGGAATGGCGCCTGAACGAGAACCCCGAATCGCGCACCTTGTTCCAGGCGTTCAGGGATGCCTGCGAGCGTTATGCCGAGGTGCGCCGAGCGCGCTGA
- a CDS encoding glutamine synthetase family protein gives MNSPVSPRVVQLNEANIFLKENPDIQFVDLLITDMNGVVRGKRVERGSLHKVYEKGINLPASLFALDINGSTVESSGLGLDIGDADRICYPIPNTLSAEPWQKRPTAQLLMTMHELDGRPFFADPREVLRQVVQKFDELGLTICAAFELEFYLIDQENVNGRPQPPRSPISGKRPISTQVYLIDDLDEYVDCLQDMLEAAKEQGIPADAIVKESAPAQFEVNLHHVEDALKACDYAVLLKRLVKNIAYDHEMDSTFMAKPYPGQAGNGLHVHISLIDKKTGKNIFATDDPLTHAPLRHAIAGVLETMPASMAFLCPNVNSYRRFGAQFYVPNAPSWGLDNRTVAVRVPTGGSDAIRIEHRVAGADANPYLMMASILAGIHHGLTHQLEPGDPIDGNSYEQLEQSLPNNLRDALRELDDSEVLNQYISPEYIDIFVACKEAEMQEFETTISDLEYNWYLHTV, from the coding sequence ATGAACTCCCCAGTCTCCCCTCGTGTTGTGCAGCTCAATGAAGCGAACATCTTCCTCAAGGAGAATCCCGACATTCAGTTTGTCGACCTGCTGATCACCGACATGAACGGTGTCGTGCGTGGCAAGCGCGTCGAACGCGGCAGCCTGCACAAGGTCTACGAGAAAGGCATCAATCTTCCCGCTTCGCTGTTCGCCCTGGACATCAACGGTTCCACCGTCGAGAGCTCCGGCCTGGGCCTGGACATCGGCGATGCCGACCGCATCTGCTACCCGATTCCCAACACCCTGAGTGCCGAGCCCTGGCAGAAGCGGCCCACCGCCCAACTGCTGATGACCATGCACGAACTCGACGGCCGGCCGTTCTTCGCCGACCCGCGGGAGGTGCTGCGCCAGGTGGTGCAGAAGTTCGATGAGCTGGGCCTGACCATCTGCGCGGCGTTCGAGCTGGAGTTCTACCTGATCGACCAGGAAAACGTGAACGGCCGGCCACAGCCACCGCGTTCGCCGATTTCCGGCAAGCGCCCGATCTCGACCCAGGTGTACCTGATCGACGACCTCGACGAGTACGTCGACTGCCTCCAGGACATGCTCGAAGCGGCCAAGGAGCAGGGCATCCCGGCCGACGCGATCGTCAAGGAAAGTGCCCCCGCGCAGTTCGAGGTCAACCTGCATCACGTCGAGGACGCGCTCAAGGCCTGCGACTACGCGGTGTTGCTCAAGCGCCTGGTGAAGAACATCGCCTACGACCACGAGATGGACTCGACCTTCATGGCCAAGCCCTATCCGGGCCAGGCGGGTAACGGCCTGCACGTGCACATCTCGCTGATCGACAAGAAGACCGGCAAGAACATCTTCGCCACCGACGATCCGCTGACCCATGCGCCACTGCGTCATGCAATCGCTGGCGTGCTGGAAACCATGCCGGCGTCGATGGCCTTCCTGTGCCCGAACGTCAACTCCTATCGCCGTTTCGGCGCGCAGTTCTACGTGCCGAACGCACCGAGCTGGGGCCTGGACAACCGGACCGTGGCGGTGCGCGTACCCACCGGTGGTTCCGATGCGATTCGTATCGAACACCGCGTCGCCGGCGCCGATGCCAACCCGTACCTGATGATGGCGTCGATCCTGGCCGGCATCCACCACGGCCTGACCCACCAACTGGAACCGGGCGACCCGATCGATGGCAACTCCTACGAGCAGTTGGAGCAGAGCCTGCCGAACAACCTGCGCGACGCCTTGCGCGAGCTGGACGACAGCGAAGTGCTGAACCAGTACATCAGCCCCGAGTACATCGACATTTTCGTCGCGTGCAAGGAAGCCGAGATGCAGGAGTTCGAAACCACCATTTCGGACCTCGAATACAACTGGTACCTGCACACCGTCTGA
- a CDS encoding aldehyde dehydrogenase — protein sequence MKTTTREQWERRFNGLSIEGRAFIDGHYREAVAGGSFAKSSPVDGRLLADVASCQADDAELAVQAARASFERGDWRNQAPAQRKRVLIGFADLLLAHAEELALLETLDMGKPISDSLGIDVPAAANAIRWSAEAIDKVYDEVAPTPPDQLGLVTREPVGVVAAIVPWNFPLMMACWKLGPALATGNSVILKPSEKSPLTAIRIAQLALEAGIPAGVFNVLPGFGHTVGQALALHGDVDTLVFTGSTRIAKQLLVYAGESNMKRVWLEAGGKSPNIVFADAPDLQAAAEAAAAAIAFNQGEVCIAGSRLLVERSIKARFLPLVVEALQRWKPGHALDPDTRVGALVDDGHLQTVLGFIESGRKEGAQLVSGGRRALQDTGGSYVEPTIFDGVDNAMRIAQEEIFGPVLAVIDFDSEAEAVRIANDTPYGLAAALWTSDLSRGHRLARALRAGSVWVNQYDGGDMTAPFGGFKQSGNGRDKSLHAFDKYTELKATWIKL from the coding sequence ATGAAAACGACAACACGTGAACAGTGGGAACGGCGCTTCAACGGCTTGAGCATCGAAGGCCGGGCGTTCATCGACGGTCACTATCGGGAGGCCGTGGCCGGTGGCTCATTCGCCAAGTCCAGCCCGGTGGATGGTCGGCTGCTGGCGGACGTCGCCAGCTGCCAGGCCGACGACGCCGAGCTGGCGGTGCAGGCCGCCCGTGCCAGTTTCGAGCGCGGTGACTGGCGCAACCAGGCGCCGGCGCAGCGCAAGCGGGTGCTCATAGGCTTTGCCGACCTGCTGCTGGCGCATGCCGAGGAACTGGCGCTGCTGGAAACCCTCGACATGGGCAAGCCCATCAGCGATTCGCTGGGCATCGACGTGCCGGCAGCGGCCAATGCCATCCGCTGGAGCGCCGAGGCCATCGACAAGGTCTACGACGAAGTCGCACCGACGCCCCCTGATCAGCTTGGCCTGGTCACCCGCGAACCGGTCGGCGTGGTCGCGGCCATCGTGCCGTGGAACTTCCCGCTGATGATGGCCTGCTGGAAGCTCGGCCCCGCGCTGGCGACCGGCAACTCGGTGATCCTCAAGCCTTCCGAGAAGTCGCCGCTGACCGCGATCCGCATCGCCCAGCTGGCGCTCGAAGCCGGTATTCCGGCAGGGGTGTTCAACGTGCTGCCGGGGTTCGGCCACACCGTTGGGCAGGCCCTGGCGCTGCACGGGGACGTGGACACCCTGGTGTTCACCGGCTCCACGCGGATCGCCAAGCAACTGCTGGTCTACGCCGGTGAGTCGAACATGAAGCGGGTCTGGCTGGAGGCCGGTGGCAAGAGCCCGAACATCGTGTTTGCCGACGCCCCCGACCTGCAGGCCGCCGCCGAAGCGGCCGCGGCCGCCATCGCCTTCAACCAGGGCGAGGTGTGCATCGCCGGTTCGCGGCTGCTGGTTGAGCGCTCGATCAAGGCGCGTTTCCTGCCGCTGGTGGTCGAGGCCTTGCAGCGCTGGAAGCCCGGGCATGCCCTGGACCCGGACACCCGCGTCGGCGCGCTGGTCGACGACGGTCACTTGCAGACGGTACTGGGCTTCATCGAGTCCGGCCGGAAGGAGGGCGCGCAACTGGTCAGCGGCGGTCGCCGTGCGCTGCAGGACACCGGTGGCAGCTACGTCGAACCGACCATCTTCGACGGCGTGGACAACGCCATGCGTATCGCCCAGGAAGAGATTTTCGGCCCGGTGCTGGCCGTCATCGATTTCGACAGCGAGGCCGAGGCCGTGCGCATCGCCAATGACACGCCCTATGGCCTGGCCGCCGCCCTGTGGACCAGCGACCTGTCGCGCGGCCACCGCCTGGCGCGGGCGTTGCGCGCCGGCAGCGTGTGGGTCAACCAGTACGACGGCGGCGACATGACCGCGCCGTTTGGCGGTTTCAAACAATCCGGCAATGGCCGCGACAAGTCGCTGCATGCCTTCGACAAGTACACGGAACTGAAGGCGACCTGGATCAAGCTCTGA
- a CDS encoding APC family permease — MSEYIEVAQGHERTGTDDSVNSKGLAQGKVGLFACVVLGISTIAPVYTLTGALGPTVREVGVYLPAVFIVGFLPMLLVALGYRELNAAEPDSGTSFTWSARAFGPMIGWIGGWGLVTATTIVLSNLAGVAVDFFYLFLAQLTGVAELAALRENLLVNIVTCCAFISVAVWISCRGIGMTMRVQYALVALQLLVLIGFSVAAFQAAPPSAPVVFHAEWFNPFNIESFSAFAAGLSLSIFIFWGWDLCLTVSEESVGSEKVPGRAATVTVLVILALYLFTAAATLQFAGIGETGWGLGNPQIQENVFAHLAGPVMGPLAILMSVAVLASTAASLQSTFISPARTLLAMGYYGAVSQRFASICPRSRTPRYATIAAGIATGAFYVTMRTLSDNVLADTITALGMMICFYYSLTAFACVWYFRHSLFFSLRHFLMRGLCPLVGASMLSVIFWQTAFDSISPEFGSGSHIAGVGLVFIIAMTILALGLVLMLFARWRTPAFFLGSTLSMVTKN, encoded by the coding sequence ATGAGTGAATACATCGAGGTCGCCCAGGGCCACGAGAGGACTGGCACGGACGACTCCGTGAACTCCAAGGGCCTGGCCCAGGGCAAGGTCGGGCTGTTCGCCTGCGTGGTACTGGGCATATCGACCATTGCGCCGGTCTACACACTGACCGGTGCACTGGGGCCCACCGTCCGTGAAGTGGGCGTTTATCTGCCCGCCGTGTTCATCGTCGGTTTCCTGCCGATGCTGCTGGTCGCATTGGGCTATCGCGAACTGAATGCGGCCGAGCCGGACAGCGGCACCTCGTTCACCTGGTCGGCCCGGGCGTTTGGCCCGATGATCGGCTGGATCGGCGGTTGGGGACTGGTCACGGCGACGACGATCGTGCTGTCCAACCTGGCCGGCGTGGCGGTGGACTTCTTCTACCTGTTCCTGGCCCAGCTCACTGGCGTCGCGGAACTGGCGGCGTTGCGGGAAAACCTGCTGGTGAACATCGTCACCTGCTGTGCGTTCATCTCGGTGGCGGTGTGGATCAGTTGCCGGGGCATCGGCATGACCATGCGCGTGCAGTATGCGCTGGTCGCCCTGCAGTTGCTGGTGTTGATCGGGTTCTCCGTCGCGGCGTTCCAGGCCGCGCCACCCTCGGCACCGGTGGTGTTCCACGCGGAATGGTTCAACCCCTTCAACATCGAGTCATTCTCGGCCTTCGCCGCAGGGCTTTCGCTGTCGATCTTCATCTTCTGGGGTTGGGACCTGTGCCTGACCGTCAGCGAGGAGTCGGTCGGCAGCGAGAAGGTCCCTGGCCGTGCGGCCACCGTGACGGTGCTGGTGATCCTCGCGCTGTACCTGTTCACCGCCGCCGCGACCCTGCAGTTCGCCGGTATCGGCGAGACGGGCTGGGGCCTGGGCAACCCGCAGATCCAGGAAAACGTCTTCGCCCACCTGGCCGGTCCGGTGATGGGTCCGCTGGCGATCCTGATGTCCGTCGCGGTGTTGGCGAGCACCGCCGCATCGTTGCAATCGACCTTCATCTCGCCGGCACGCACCCTGTTGGCGATGGGTTACTACGGCGCGGTGTCGCAGCGCTTCGCCAGCATTTGCCCGCGCTCACGCACCCCGCGCTACGCGACGATTGCCGCGGGCATTGCCACCGGTGCGTTCTACGTGACCATGCGTACCCTGAGCGACAACGTGCTGGCCGACACCATCACCGCCCTGGGCATGATGATCTGCTTCTACTACTCGCTGACGGCTTTCGCCTGCGTCTGGTATTTCCGGCATAGCCTGTTCTTCAGCCTGCGGCATTTCCTCATGCGCGGCCTGTGCCCGCTGGTGGGGGCGTCGATGCTCTCGGTGATCTTCTGGCAGACGGCCTTCGACAGTATCTCGCCCGAGTTCGGCAGCGGTTCGCACATTGCCGGCGTGGGGCTGGTGTTCATCATCGCCATGACCATCCTGGCGCTGGGCCTGGTGCTGATGCTGTTCGCCCGCTGGCGTACCCCGGCGTTTTTCCTGGGCAGTACGTTGTCGATGGTGACGAAGAACTGA
- a CDS encoding amidase codes for MIEVTELSIAELRGALESGRTTALALVEAYLARIDAYDTPATATALNAVVVRNPDALDEARASDARRAQGKTLGPLDGIPYTAKDSYLVKGLTAASGSPAFKDLVAQRDAFTIERLRAAGAICLGKTNMPPMANGGMQRGVYGRAESPYNADYLTAPFASGSSNGAGTATAASFSAFGLAEETWSSGRGPASNNGLCAYTPSRGVISVRGNWPLTPTMDVVVPYARTMADLLEVLDVVVADDPDSSGDLWRLQPWVPLPAPSAVRPDSYLTLAADASLLAGKRLGVPRMFINRDLEAGTSEKPGIGGPTGQRIHTRASVIALWDSARQALEAAGATVVEVDFPLVSNCEGDRPGAPTVYNRGLVSKAFLHEELWELSAWGFDNFLRDNADPALNRLADVDGPSIFPHDPGTLPNREDDLAAGMAEYVRMAQQGIKPWHELPSLPDGLRGLEQTRKLDLEDWMQALQLDAVLFPTVADVGPADADVNPVSADIAWSNGIWVANGNLAIRHLGVPTVTVPMGLMADIGMPVGLTFAGRAYDDNQLLQLASAFESTGSKRVIPPRTPPLKRQ; via the coding sequence ATGATCGAAGTCACCGAACTCTCCATCGCCGAGCTACGCGGCGCCCTTGAATCAGGCCGGACCACGGCGCTCGCGCTGGTGGAAGCCTACCTGGCCCGGATCGACGCCTACGACACGCCCGCTACCGCCACGGCATTGAACGCCGTGGTGGTGCGCAACCCTGACGCACTCGACGAGGCACGGGCATCCGATGCTCGTCGAGCCCAGGGCAAGACCCTGGGCCCGCTGGACGGCATCCCCTACACCGCCAAGGACAGCTACCTGGTCAAGGGCCTGACCGCTGCCTCGGGCAGCCCGGCCTTCAAGGACCTGGTCGCCCAGCGTGACGCCTTCACCATCGAGCGCCTGCGCGCCGCCGGGGCGATCTGCCTGGGCAAGACCAACATGCCACCGATGGCCAATGGCGGCATGCAGCGGGGCGTCTATGGTCGGGCCGAGAGCCCGTACAACGCCGACTACCTGACCGCGCCCTTTGCCTCGGGCTCGTCGAACGGTGCGGGCACCGCCACTGCCGCCAGCTTTTCCGCGTTCGGCCTGGCCGAGGAAACCTGGTCGAGCGGCCGCGGACCTGCGTCGAACAACGGCCTGTGCGCCTACACCCCGTCGCGCGGGGTGATTTCGGTACGCGGCAACTGGCCGCTGACGCCGACCATGGACGTGGTGGTGCCCTATGCCCGGACCATGGCCGACCTGCTGGAAGTGCTGGACGTAGTGGTCGCGGACGATCCGGACAGCTCCGGCGACCTCTGGCGCCTGCAGCCCTGGGTCCCCCTTCCGGCGCCGTCGGCCGTGCGCCCCGACTCCTACCTGACGCTCGCCGCCGACGCCAGCCTGCTGGCCGGCAAGCGCCTCGGCGTGCCGCGCATGTTCATCAACCGCGACCTCGAAGCGGGCACCAGCGAAAAGCCGGGCATCGGCGGCCCGACCGGCCAGCGCATCCACACCCGCGCCTCGGTCATCGCCCTTTGGGACAGCGCGCGCCAGGCACTGGAAGCGGCGGGCGCCACGGTGGTGGAAGTCGACTTTCCGCTGGTCTCCAATTGCGAAGGCGACCGCCCCGGCGCCCCGACCGTGTACAACCGCGGCCTGGTCTCGAAAGCCTTCCTGCATGAAGAGCTCTGGGAGCTGTCGGCCTGGGGCTTCGACAATTTCCTGCGCGACAACGCTGACCCGGCATTGAATCGCCTGGCCGATGTCGACGGTCCGAGCATCTTCCCCCACGACCCGGGCACCCTGCCCAACCGCGAGGACGACCTCGCCGCCGGCATGGCGGAATATGTGCGCATGGCGCAGCAGGGGATCAAGCCCTGGCATGAGCTGCCGTCGTTGCCGGACGGCCTGCGCGGCCTGGAACAGACCCGCAAGCTCGACCTGGAAGACTGGATGCAGGCGCTGCAGCTCGACGCCGTGCTGTTCCCGACGGTCGCCGACGTCGGCCCGGCCGATGCCGATGTGAACCCGGTGTCCGCCGATATCGCCTGGAGCAACGGCATCTGGGTAGCCAACGGCAACCTGGCGATCCGGCACCTGGGCGTACCGACGGTGACCGTGCCCATGGGCCTGATGGCCGATATCGGCATGCCGGTCGGCCTGACCTTCGCCGGCCGGGCCTATGACGACAACCAGCTGTTGCAGCTGGCCTCGGCCTTCGAGTCGACCGGTTCGAAACGTGTGATCCCGCCCCGTACCCCGCCGCTGAAACGCCAGTGA
- a CDS encoding dihydrofolate reductase family protein, translating into MTRVRVQSFTLSLDGYAAGPDQDLDHPLGVCGTELHRWLLPTRTFQQHLFGKDEGSTGIDDDFAARGFEHVGAWILGRNMFGPVRGAWPDLNWQGWWGDNPPYHVPVFVLTHHARPDLAMAGGTTFHFVTGGIHEALDRAREAAAGRDVRIGGGVNTLRQYLREGLIDELHLAISPVLLGRGEALFEGLDLRALGYACVESVASANATHVILRRQGQVVGP; encoded by the coding sequence ATGACACGTGTACGCGTCCAGAGCTTCACCCTCTCGCTTGATGGCTATGCAGCGGGGCCCGACCAGGACCTCGATCACCCGCTCGGTGTCTGCGGCACCGAGTTGCACCGCTGGCTGCTGCCGACACGCACGTTCCAACAGCACCTGTTCGGCAAGGACGAGGGCAGCACCGGCATCGACGATGATTTCGCCGCCCGTGGCTTCGAGCATGTCGGTGCCTGGATCCTGGGGCGGAACATGTTCGGGCCGGTTCGTGGCGCCTGGCCGGACCTGAATTGGCAAGGCTGGTGGGGGGATAACCCGCCGTATCACGTGCCGGTCTTCGTGCTGACCCACCATGCGCGGCCCGACCTCGCGATGGCCGGCGGCACCACGTTCCACTTCGTCACCGGCGGTATTCATGAGGCGCTGGATCGGGCGCGGGAGGCCGCTGCCGGCAGGGATGTGCGGATCGGCGGCGGGGTGAACACCCTTCGCCAGTACCTTCGTGAAGGCCTGATCGATGAGCTGCACCTTGCCATCTCCCCGGTCCTGCTGGGCCGGGGAGAGGCACTGTTCGAGGGGCTCGACCTGCGGGCCCTGGGCTACGCCTGTGTCGAGTCCGTAGCCTCGGCCAACGCCACGCATGTCATCCTGCGGCGTCAGGGCCAGGTGGTCGGCCCCTAG
- a CDS encoding LysR family transcriptional regulator, protein MQYQVTHSDLHLVLALVRGRTLARAAEQLQVDVSTVFRAIRKLEANLEVALFDKNRRGYTPTESAKAIAEQAERAEQALETARIALAHGENVISGTVRLTCTDAVLRSLLLPGLAALMPRYPAISLEIATSNNFASLSRRDADIALRLSNSPPEHLVGRRLGKSSYFVCGHASYREGYRQSPTDQPWIAPNDSLSDHLSVVWRQQVYPGLVPRYRCSSMSSVGGLVGAGLGVAALPDFMVDSLEGVERLSEPLEGCDTDIWLLTRPDNLSLRSVQILFDEMANLLRGKIDASSVQ, encoded by the coding sequence ATGCAATATCAAGTCACCCACAGTGACCTGCACCTGGTGCTGGCACTGGTGCGCGGACGCACCCTGGCCAGAGCCGCCGAGCAGTTGCAGGTGGACGTCTCGACGGTGTTCCGGGCGATCCGCAAGCTTGAAGCCAACCTGGAAGTCGCGCTGTTCGACAAGAACCGCCGCGGCTACACCCCCACCGAGAGCGCCAAGGCGATCGCCGAACAGGCCGAACGCGCCGAGCAGGCGTTGGAAACGGCGCGCATCGCCCTGGCCCATGGGGAAAACGTCATCAGTGGCACGGTGCGCCTGACCTGCACCGATGCCGTGTTGCGCAGCCTGCTGCTGCCGGGGCTTGCCGCCCTGATGCCACGCTACCCGGCCATTTCCCTGGAAATCGCCACCTCCAACAACTTTGCCAGCCTCAGCCGGCGCGACGCGGACATTGCCCTGCGCCTGTCCAACTCGCCGCCCGAACACCTGGTCGGGCGGCGCCTGGGCAAGAGTTCCTACTTCGTCTGCGGGCATGCCAGTTACCGCGAGGGCTATCGGCAGTCGCCGACCGACCAGCCCTGGATCGCCCCGAACGACTCGCTGTCCGATCACCTGTCGGTGGTCTGGCGCCAGCAGGTCTATCCCGGCCTGGTGCCGCGCTATCGCTGCAGCAGCATGTCCTCGGTCGGCGGCCTGGTCGGTGCCGGCCTGGGCGTGGCGGCCCTGCCCGACTTCATGGTCGACAGCCTCGAAGGGGTCGAGCGGCTGAGCGAGCCGCTGGAGGGTTGCGATACCGATATCTGGCTGCTGACGCGGCCGGACAATCTGTCGTTGCGTTCGGTGCAGATTCTGTTTGATGAGATGGCTAACCTGCTGCGCGGCAAAATCGACGCCAGCAGCGTGCAATAA
- a CDS encoding NAD(P)/FAD-dependent oxidoreductase, which yields MNNHVASFYAASRNLDTDYPQLAESVETDVCIIGAGYTGLSTALFLLEHGFRVTVLEAAKVGFGASGRNGGQIVNSYSRDIDVIERQTGARQAQLLGEMAFEGGRIIRERVARYGIDCDLKDGGVFAAITPKQLAHLESQKKLWERYGHTQLELMDERRIREVVGTDRYVGGMLDMSGGHIHPLNLALGEAAAVASLGGAIYEQSPATRIDRGDSPVVHTSKGQVRAKFVVVAGNAYLGGLVPELAAKSMPCGTQVLATEPLSEDLARSLLPQDYCVEDCNYLLDYFRLTADRRLIYGGGVVYGARDPADIEAIIRPKMLKTFPQLKNVKIDFTWTGNFLLTLSRLPQVGRLSDNIYYSQGCSGHGVTYTHLAGKVLAEALRSQAERFDALAGLTHYPFPGGRLLRVPFTAMGAAYYQLRDRLGV from the coding sequence ATGAACAATCACGTTGCAAGTTTCTACGCGGCTTCGCGTAACCTGGACACCGACTACCCGCAACTCGCCGAGTCGGTGGAGACCGATGTCTGCATCATCGGCGCGGGCTACACCGGGCTGTCCACCGCGCTGTTCCTGCTGGAGCACGGTTTCCGGGTCACGGTGCTGGAAGCGGCCAAGGTCGGCTTCGGCGCCTCGGGGCGCAATGGCGGGCAGATCGTCAACAGCTACAGCCGCGACATCGATGTCATCGAGCGCCAGACCGGTGCCCGCCAGGCGCAATTGCTCGGCGAAATGGCCTTTGAGGGCGGGCGGATCATCCGCGAGCGCGTCGCGCGTTATGGCATCGACTGCGACCTCAAGGACGGCGGTGTCTTCGCTGCCATCACCCCCAAGCAGTTGGCGCACCTGGAGTCGCAGAAAAAGCTCTGGGAACGCTATGGGCACACCCAGCTGGAGCTGATGGACGAGCGGCGCATCCGCGAGGTCGTCGGCACCGACCGGTATGTCGGCGGCATGCTCGACATGAGCGGTGGTCACATTCATCCGCTCAACCTGGCCCTGGGTGAGGCCGCCGCCGTCGCCTCGCTGGGCGGCGCGATCTACGAACAGAGCCCGGCAACCCGTATCGACCGGGGCGACAGCCCGGTGGTGCACACGTCCAAGGGCCAGGTCCGGGCCAAGTTCGTCGTGGTGGCCGGTAACGCCTACCTCGGTGGGCTGGTGCCGGAACTCGCCGCCAAGTCGATGCCGTGCGGTACCCAGGTGCTGGCGACCGAGCCGCTGTCCGAGGACCTGGCGCGCAGCCTGCTGCCGCAGGACTACTGCGTCGAGGACTGCAACTACCTGCTCGACTACTTCCGCCTGACCGCCGACCGCCGGCTGATCTACGGCGGTGGCGTGGTCTATGGCGCGCGCGATCCGGCGGACATCGAGGCGATCATCCGGCCGAAGATGCTCAAGACCTTCCCGCAGCTCAAGAACGTGAAGATCGATTTCACCTGGACCGGCAACTTCCTGCTGACCCTGTCGCGCCTGCCGCAGGTCGGGCGCCTGAGCGACAACATCTACTACTCCCAGGGCTGCAGCGGCCACGGCGTGACCTACACGCACCTGGCCGGCAAGGTGCTGGCCGAGGCGCTGCGCAGCCAGGCCGAGCGTTTCGACGCCCTCGCCGGGCTGACCCACTACCCGTTCCCGGGCGGGCGGCTGCTGCGCGTGCCGTTCACCGCCATGGGCGCCGCCTACTACCAGCTGCGTGATCGCCTGGGTGTCTGA